The Acidobacteriota bacterium genome includes a window with the following:
- a CDS encoding PEP/pyruvate-binding domain-containing protein — MSNPKAEWAVIVDLLREINPTVLNRIGRKMMNYLFKRNVKEAEDLMLRLNEATERRLEEVNYNPNEPSPRVELTQLERFIDEVFNIASQVLDDEEIATMISLWMKQDQLLFFTNAIERRDCSLAEITDAIHRYTLIPDASRCFSPDESNGIRAALIRRFLSENLEYINTTKKHVSITDFQDLVSRTIGPSRGNGKLGGKAAGLFRAERILRSTIESQSDYIVLRNLTVPKTWYITSDGIIDFLHYNALEEVPSIKYRNTSEIRKEFGYLEQIFKNSPLSPGIVTKLSLALDDFGDRPIIVRSSSLLEDSLGSAFAGKYKSLFVPNVGTKTQRLAALSDAVVEVYSSIFGPDPIEYRRERGLLDFNEEMAIVIQEVVGRRVGKYYFPAFAGVAMSRNEFRWSPRIKRTDGIIRLVAGLGTRAVDRVGDDYPTLICPAQPGLRVNVTPEDILYYSQKKIDVINMETCRFETLDLGFLLQECGKDFPAMSQVFSIYRDGQILPTVGNMMNLNDGIPTVTFANLIQRSPFIPELKAMLKVLEEALGYPVDIEFAFEGDVHKPYLLQCRPQSMGDIGVTVPVPRDVPESDRLFSANRFVTSAQIEGLEYVVYVDPLAYDALPTMDDLVAVGKLVAELNSKLPTRKFLLMGPGRWGSRGDIKLGVRVTYSDINNTAMLIEIAKTKKGYVPELSFGTHFFQDLVEANIRYLPLYPDDKGVFFNEPFFRESANLLRKFVPGAKALEHVVSVIHVPRAANDATLSVIMDGDNDQALAFLKRG, encoded by the coding sequence ATGTCCAACCCGAAAGCAGAGTGGGCCGTGATCGTGGATCTCCTGCGGGAGATCAACCCGACGGTGCTGAACCGCATCGGCCGCAAGATGATGAACTACCTCTTCAAACGCAACGTGAAGGAGGCGGAGGACCTCATGCTCCGCCTCAACGAGGCCACGGAGCGCCGCCTGGAGGAGGTGAACTACAACCCCAACGAGCCCTCCCCCCGCGTGGAGCTCACCCAGCTGGAAAGGTTCATCGACGAGGTCTTCAACATCGCCTCCCAGGTCCTCGACGACGAGGAGATCGCCACCATGATCAGCCTCTGGATGAAGCAGGACCAGCTCCTCTTCTTCACCAACGCCATCGAGCGCCGCGACTGCTCCCTGGCGGAGATCACCGACGCCATCCACCGCTACACCCTCATCCCCGACGCCTCCCGCTGCTTCTCCCCCGACGAGAGCAACGGCATCCGCGCCGCCCTGATCCGCCGCTTCCTCAGCGAGAACCTGGAGTACATCAACACCACCAAGAAGCATGTCTCCATCACCGACTTCCAGGACCTCGTCTCCCGGACCATCGGCCCCTCCCGCGGCAACGGCAAGCTGGGCGGCAAGGCGGCGGGCCTCTTCCGCGCCGAGCGGATCCTGCGCTCCACCATCGAGAGCCAGTCCGACTACATCGTCCTGCGGAACCTGACGGTCCCCAAGACCTGGTACATCACCTCGGACGGCATCATCGACTTCCTCCACTACAACGCCCTGGAGGAGGTCCCCAGCATCAAGTACCGGAACACCTCGGAGATCCGCAAGGAGTTCGGCTACCTGGAGCAGATCTTCAAGAACTCCCCCCTCTCCCCCGGGATCGTCACCAAGCTGAGCCTGGCCCTGGACGACTTCGGCGACAGGCCCATCATCGTCCGCTCCTCGAGCCTCCTGGAAGACAGCCTCGGCTCCGCCTTCGCCGGCAAGTACAAGAGCCTCTTCGTCCCCAACGTGGGGACCAAGACCCAGCGCCTGGCCGCCCTCTCCGACGCGGTGGTGGAGGTCTACTCCAGCATCTTCGGCCCCGACCCCATCGAGTACCGCCGCGAGCGCGGACTCCTCGACTTCAACGAGGAAATGGCCATCGTCATCCAGGAGGTGGTGGGGCGCCGGGTGGGCAAGTACTACTTCCCCGCCTTCGCCGGCGTCGCCATGAGCCGCAACGAGTTCCGCTGGTCGCCCCGCATCAAGCGGACCGACGGCATCATCCGCCTCGTGGCGGGGCTCGGCACCCGGGCGGTCGACCGCGTGGGCGACGACTACCCGACCCTCATCTGCCCCGCCCAGCCCGGCCTGCGCGTCAACGTCACCCCCGAGGACATCCTCTACTACTCGCAGAAGAAGATCGACGTCATCAACATGGAGACCTGCCGCTTCGAGACCCTCGACCTCGGCTTCCTCCTCCAGGAGTGCGGGAAGGACTTCCCCGCCATGTCCCAGGTCTTCTCCATCTACCGGGACGGCCAGATCCTCCCCACGGTGGGCAACATGATGAACCTCAACGACGGTATCCCCACCGTCACCTTCGCCAACCTGATCCAGCGCTCCCCCTTCATCCCCGAGCTGAAGGCGATGCTCAAGGTCCTCGAGGAGGCCCTCGGCTACCCCGTGGACATCGAGTTCGCCTTCGAGGGGGACGTCCACAAGCCCTACCTCCTCCAGTGCCGCCCCCAGAGCATGGGGGACATCGGGGTCACCGTCCCCGTCCCCCGCGACGTGCCCGAGAGCGACCGGCTCTTCTCCGCGAATCGTTTCGTCACTTCGGCACAAATCGAAGGGTTGGAGTACGTGGTTTACGTGGACCCGCTGGCTTACGACGCCCTGCCCACCATGGACGACCTGGTGGCGGTCGGCAAGCTGGTGGCCGAGCTCAACTCCAAGCTGCCCACCCGGAAGTTCCTCCTGATGGGGCCGGGCCGCTGGGGCAGCCGCGGCGACATCAAGCTGGGCGTGCGGGTCACCTACAGCGACATCAACAACACCGCCATGCTCATCGAAATCGCCAAGACCAAGAAGGGCTACGTTCCGGAACTTTCCTTCGGGACCCACTTCTTCCAGGACCTGGTGGAGGCCAACATCCGTTACCTGCCCCTCTACCCCGACGACAAGGGGGTTTTCTTCAACGAACCGTTCTTCAGGGAGTCGGCCAACCTCCTGCGGAAGTTCGTGCCGGGCGCAAAAGCGCTGGAGCACGTGGTCAGCGTCATCCACGTGCCCCGCGCCGCCAACGACGCCACCCTCTCCGTCATCATGGACGGCGACAACGACCAGGCCCTGGCGTTTTTAAAACGCGGGTAG
- a CDS encoding amino acid permease translates to MASRLFARKPLALILADTEEQHGGMQRRLGRFDLLAIGIGAIIGAGIFVLSGVAARDAGPSVVLSFVLAGLACAFAALCYSELAAFIPVAGSAYTYTYASLGELVAWVIGWDLVLEYGIGAAMVASGWSKYALGVLESMGIRFPVWLANDPWSVAGGFIDLPALLLVMGLTGLVLVGIRESARLTRALVVVKVTVVLAVIVVGAFYVNPAHWNPFMPFGAAGTLGAAALVFVAYLGFDVVCTTAEEVKDPQRNLPVGIIGSLVICSVLYIGVSVVLTGMVPYTEIQPGEPIAQAFQSVGLRFFSAIIAAGAIAGLTSVLVANLIAQPRVLLAMSRDGLLPRWASRIHPRFGTPTATTLVSGTLMGLAAAFVPIEQLAHMESIGTLFAFILVCAGVFILRRTDPDAPRPYRVPFFPFTPVAGVLICLVLMFSLSRESWLRLLVWFVIGLVLYLAYGRRHSRVRTLGPPPLSAPCSPDEKQEQEVR, encoded by the coding sequence ATGGCGAGCCGTCTCTTTGCCCGCAAACCCCTGGCACTGATCCTGGCCGATACCGAGGAGCAGCACGGGGGCATGCAGCGACGGCTCGGCCGCTTCGACCTGCTGGCCATCGGCATCGGGGCCATCATCGGCGCCGGGATCTTCGTCCTGTCGGGTGTCGCCGCCCGGGACGCCGGCCCCTCGGTGGTCCTCTCCTTCGTCCTGGCCGGCCTGGCCTGCGCCTTCGCCGCCCTCTGCTACTCGGAACTGGCCGCCTTCATCCCGGTGGCGGGCAGCGCCTACACCTACACCTACGCCTCCCTCGGCGAGTTGGTGGCGTGGGTGATCGGCTGGGACCTCGTCCTGGAGTACGGCATCGGGGCGGCCATGGTGGCCAGCGGTTGGTCCAAGTACGCCCTGGGAGTCCTCGAGAGCATGGGGATCCGTTTCCCCGTCTGGCTGGCCAACGACCCCTGGAGCGTGGCGGGGGGCTTCATCGACCTCCCCGCCCTGCTCCTGGTGATGGGCCTTACCGGCCTGGTGTTGGTGGGGATCCGGGAGAGCGCCCGCCTGACCCGGGCCCTGGTCGTCGTGAAGGTGACGGTGGTGCTGGCGGTCATCGTCGTCGGGGCCTTCTACGTCAACCCCGCCCACTGGAACCCTTTCATGCCCTTTGGCGCGGCCGGGACCCTCGGGGCGGCGGCCCTGGTCTTCGTGGCCTACCTGGGCTTCGACGTGGTCTGCACCACCGCCGAGGAGGTGAAGGACCCCCAACGCAATTTGCCCGTCGGCATCATCGGGTCCCTGGTGATCTGCTCGGTCCTCTACATCGGGGTCTCGGTGGTGCTGACCGGCATGGTCCCCTACACCGAGATCCAGCCCGGCGAGCCCATCGCCCAGGCCTTCCAGAGCGTCGGGCTCCGCTTCTTCTCCGCGATCATCGCCGCCGGGGCCATCGCCGGCCTGACCAGCGTCCTGGTGGCCAACCTCATCGCCCAGCCCCGGGTGCTGCTGGCCATGTCCCGCGACGGCCTCCTGCCCCGCTGGGCCTCGCGCATCCACCCGCGCTTCGGCACCCCCACCGCCACCACCCTGGTTTCGGGGACGCTGATGGGATTGGCCGCCGCCTTCGTCCCCATCGAGCAACTCGCTCACATGGAGAGCATCGGGACCCTCTTCGCCTTCATCCTGGTCTGCGCCGGGGTCTTCATCCTGCGGAGGACCGACCCCGACGCCCCCCGCCCCTACCGCGTGCCCTTTTTCCCCTTCACCCCCGTCGCGGGGGTCCTCATCTGCCTCGTGCTGATGTTCAGCCTCTCCCGGGAGTCCTGGTTGCGGCTCCTGGTCTGGTTCGTCATCGGCCTGGTCCTCTACCTCGCCTACGGACGCCGTCACAGCCGGGTGCGAACCCTGGGCCCTCCCCCGCTCTCCGCCCCCTGTTCCCCGGACGAAAAACAGGAGCAGGAAGTACGGTGA
- a CDS encoding alpha amylase C-terminal domain-containing protein, translating to MAVRRLVQHQLPGGVPRGDLLLQRLARRHPWGDTRPDYSRAEVRRFILDNTRYWIQEFHVDGLRWDATLYIRQKDGTDLMDGWNLLKEMNTTFDTEHPAVFMIAEDLQNYGEITAPVTSNPPWSMGFDSQWHARFVHTLRAAIKPADDNTRSMTSVRDAIVPSYQNTATHQVIYTESHDEDANGKQRVPSEIDSADPDSYWARKRSTLGAAVLFTACGVPMIFMGQEYLMDGWWADTDGSGGSYDGRINWAYKAAYAGIFTLYQDMIRLRKAHPGLRASNINVFRVDDTQKVLCWHRWNAGGGADDAVVIANFRNESRSAYRVGLPFAGRWVCVFHGDSRRYSADFQDAEGHYVTADAQPQDGLGYSANVVMSPYSVQVYVPESAWKPYLPYGDMNLDGVVDAQDMVLLAGWYAANGTCAPDARWMDLDEDGKSDLADLAVLALYLDGTLPGLPLRP from the coding sequence GTGGCAGTACGACGGCTGGTACAACACCAGCTCCCCGGCGGAGTACCGCGGGGGGATCTACTTCTACAACGACTGGCGCGCCGACACCCCTGGGGTGACACCCGGCCGGACTACTCCCGGGCCGAGGTCCGCCGCTTCATCCTGGACAACACCCGGTACTGGATCCAGGAGTTCCACGTGGACGGCCTCCGCTGGGACGCCACCCTCTACATCCGCCAGAAGGACGGCACCGACCTCATGGACGGCTGGAACCTCCTCAAGGAGATGAACACCACCTTCGACACGGAGCACCCCGCCGTCTTCATGATCGCCGAGGACCTGCAGAACTACGGGGAGATCACCGCCCCCGTGACGTCCAACCCGCCGTGGTCCATGGGGTTCGACTCCCAGTGGCACGCCCGGTTCGTCCACACGCTCCGGGCCGCCATCAAGCCCGCCGACGACAACACCCGGAGCATGACGTCCGTCCGGGACGCCATCGTCCCGTCCTACCAGAACACCGCCACCCACCAGGTGATCTACACCGAGAGCCACGACGAGGACGCCAACGGCAAGCAGCGGGTCCCCTCGGAGATCGACAGCGCCGACCCGGACAGCTACTGGGCCCGCAAGCGCTCCACCCTGGGGGCGGCGGTCCTCTTCACCGCGTGCGGCGTGCCCATGATCTTCATGGGCCAGGAGTACCTCATGGACGGCTGGTGGGCCGACACCGACGGCTCCGGCGGCTCCTACGACGGGCGCATCAACTGGGCCTACAAGGCCGCCTACGCCGGCATCTTCACCCTGTACCAGGACATGATCCGGCTCCGCAAGGCCCACCCCGGGCTGCGCGCCTCCAACATCAACGTCTTCCGGGTGGACGACACCCAGAAGGTCCTCTGCTGGCACCGCTGGAACGCCGGCGGCGGCGCCGACGACGCCGTGGTGATCGCCAACTTCCGGAACGAGTCCCGGAGCGCCTACCGGGTCGGGCTGCCCTTCGCCGGGCGGTGGGTGTGCGTCTTCCACGGCGACAGCCGCCGCTACTCCGCGGACTTCCAGGACGCCGAGGGTCACTACGTGACCGCGGACGCCCAGCCCCAGGACGGGCTCGGCTACAGCGCGAACGTCGTGATGTCGCCCTACTCGGTGCAGGTCTACGTCCCCGAGAGCGCCTGGAAACCGTACCTGCCCTACGGCGACATGAACCTCGACGGGGTGGTGGACGCCCAGGACATGGTCCTGCTGGCGGGCTGGTACGCGGCCAACGGCACCTGCGCCCCCGACGCCCGCTGGATGGACCTCGACGAGGACGGCAAGTCCGACCTCGCCGACCTCGCGGTCCTGGCCCTCTACCTTGACGGCACCCTTCCCGGCCTCCCCCTGAGGCCCTGA
- a CDS encoding 3-phosphoglycerate dehydrogenase: MSKKVLTATEKAFAKVASQGIRDILVQARYEPVFLENYKDPKDLLAAVADVDALIVRSDLVTPEVLAAAPKLKIVVRAGAGFDNIDLKASTEKGVVVMNTPGQNSNAVAELVFGIMLNLARQGYTGKSGTELRGKTLGIHAYGNIGRWVAKIAAGFGMTTLAFDPYVPADRIAAEGVKAVTTAAALYEACEYVSLHLPKTKETVNSINFELMSKMKPGATLINTARAEVVDEASLVRMFEERKDFMYGADVEPACKATLLEKFPGRCFFTQKKLGAQTEEANINAGLASARQIVDFFEKGDVRFKVN; the protein is encoded by the coding sequence ATGTCGAAAAAAGTCTTGACCGCCACGGAAAAGGCCTTTGCCAAGGTCGCCAGCCAGGGGATCCGGGACATCCTCGTCCAGGCCCGTTACGAGCCGGTCTTCCTCGAGAACTACAAGGACCCGAAAGATCTTCTCGCCGCCGTGGCGGACGTGGACGCCCTCATCGTCCGCAGCGACCTGGTGACCCCCGAGGTCCTGGCCGCCGCCCCGAAGCTCAAGATCGTGGTGCGCGCCGGGGCCGGCTTCGACAACATCGACCTCAAGGCGTCCACCGAGAAGGGCGTCGTGGTCATGAACACCCCCGGCCAGAACTCCAACGCCGTGGCCGAGCTGGTCTTCGGGATCATGCTGAACCTGGCCCGCCAGGGCTACACCGGCAAGTCCGGGACGGAACTGCGCGGCAAGACCCTGGGCATCCACGCCTACGGCAACATCGGCCGCTGGGTGGCGAAGATTGCCGCCGGCTTCGGAATGACGACGCTCGCCTTCGACCCCTACGTCCCCGCGGACAGGATCGCGGCCGAGGGCGTCAAGGCCGTGACCACCGCCGCCGCGCTCTACGAGGCCTGCGAGTACGTCTCCCTGCACCTGCCCAAGACGAAAGAAACGGTCAACTCCATCAACTTCGAGCTGATGTCGAAGATGAAGCCCGGCGCCACCCTCATCAACACCGCCCGGGCGGAGGTGGTGGACGAGGCCTCGCTGGTCAGGATGTTCGAGGAACGGAAGGACTTCATGTACGGCGCTGACGTGGAGCCGGCCTGCAAGGCGACGCTCCTCGAGAAGTTCCCGGGCCGCTGCTTCTTCACCCAGAAGAAGCTGGGCGCCCAGACCGAGGAGGCCAACATCAACGCCGGCCTCGCTTCCGCCCGCCAGATCGTGGACTTTTTCGAGAAGGGGGATGTGAGGTTCAAGGTCAATTAG
- a CDS encoding four helix bundle protein, whose protein sequence is MRDHTKLRAFELADEVAILTYQITRTFPREEVYGLTSQMRRAAVSAASNIVEGCARESGSEYLRFLTMAFGSLRELHYQVGLSNRLGYLSTEQNTICINKIDEAERVLGALIRSIRPKVRGDQAKPLLPTA, encoded by the coding sequence ATGCGGGATCATACCAAGCTCAGGGCGTTTGAACTGGCCGATGAGGTCGCGATCCTGACCTATCAGATCACGAGGACCTTTCCCAGAGAAGAAGTCTACGGCCTGACTTCCCAGATGCGGAGAGCGGCGGTTTCGGCAGCTTCGAACATCGTCGAGGGATGTGCCAGAGAGTCGGGATCGGAATACCTCCGTTTTTTGACCATGGCGTTCGGCTCCCTTCGGGAGTTGCACTACCAGGTCGGACTGTCGAACCGTCTGGGATATTTAAGTACAGAGCAGAACACCATATGCATCAACAAGATTGATGAGGCCGAGAGAGTTCTCGGGGCACTTATCCGTTCGATACGCCCCAAGGTCAGAGGCGATCAGGCTAAACCCCTACTGCCTACAGCCTAA